The Rosa rugosa chromosome 3, drRosRugo1.1, whole genome shotgun sequence sequence CAGCATAAAGGCAAACCAAAACTGTTAAGAAGCCCTCTTTTTCATCCTAGCTTCTATgacagagttttttttttttttttttttttttttttttttttttttttattcgaaaagATTATAAATTAGATTTGGAAGCCTCTTGGGCATCCACAATTTACAAAATcaaagagcaaagctcttgaaGCCTCGCTAAGGACCCTATTGATCCAAGTTGAACCACTTACAAGACAATCCTTAAATTGGCAATAGCATCAGCTACAAAATTTGTTTCTCTAAAAATGTGTTTAAAGGTAATAGAATTAAAAGAAGTGGCAATGGATTGGATGTCTCGTTCTATGACAGAGTTGTTAAATATAGCATTTTTTTAGCAACATTGGCATGAaatgaagagaaagaagaattgTTATCCTAAATCAATCCGTGTGTGGGGTGTAAAATTTTGGAACAGGAAATAATGGGTTCCTAATCAGGAAATGAGTCGGAGAAGAAGCAGCCCGACTTGTTTGGGAGATACCTCAAGgtgaaatcccctcaaggcatATCTAAATCAAGTGAAATCTTCTCATGGCAGGTCCAAGTGAGGTGAGATCCCCTCAAAGCGGATCTAGGTGAGGTAAAATTCGCTCAAAGGAGATCTAAGTGAGGTGAAATCCCCTCAAAAGCCGATCTAAGTGTGgtgaaatcccctcaaggtgatCTAAATGAGGTGAAATCCCCTCAAAGCAGATGTAAGTGAGATGAAATCAtgttgggctaaatactgtttagtaccctgtggtttgtgcCCAAGATCAATTTAGTCCctcgattttcaatttcatcaaaaacacctctACATTAGTATTTCTCGTTTAATAGGTCCATTCGTCAAATTTAGCCATTAACCTGCTGACATGACATTTCCAACTCAACAAAGTAGGGCCCACATGGCAGGTAAAATTCCCTAACTAACCTTTGCTAAAAAATTCAGTTCCAGTCTGATGCCAACAATGGCAGCGGGGTTCTAGATTCCAAGATACTGCACCGAGACCATTTTTTTCGAAGCCATTGTTTGCTCTCTAACTCCGAACTTTTCCGGTTGACTTCAGCTAGCTTGGCATCAACAGTATGCAACTTTGCCTCTTAACTCCAGTGATTTGTCTTCTATCCACCCACTTCTTCAATTTCAGTTAATTATGCTACTAGAAGTGATCAAAGCTATGGGAAATGGCCAAAATAAACTAAATCACCGCCGTGCACAGTAGCCACACACGGTGGCCGAAACTGCAAAAAATCTCAATTTCTCTAAATCTCAACCAAACTGAAATTCAAGTGCAGAAGCATGTAGACCTCGACAAGTAGACCAATTTTGATATATGAGTTGAAATcgaaggtcgccggaaaaggAAGGAAACCTACCGtgaaacccctacaccatttcTCCTTCGATTCTCACTCATGCTTCGTTGTTGGGACAATCTGACACCACAGGGACATCCACGACGTCAAGAGGAAGCTACGGCTACCTGTTGAAGGTCTTGAAACGGCCAGAATCTGGAAAGCTCGCAGGAAATCCATGAAGCTTCTCCCTTTCGATTCTCCTTCCTCGCTGCGCGACTTGACAAATGAAGACCACCAGGTCTGTAGCTGCCTCACCTTGTGTCTTGGTTTCAGTCGATGGTGGATTGGGCACAAACAATGGGTTTGCGGCAGATGGTGGCGACGGATCAGATCCGATGGGATCTCGACACAAGCATCGGTTGTGTGGCTGGATTTTACACCATTTTTGGTTGTTTCTGCAGTTGGATCCGCTGTTTTGATCTTGCCACAAGGCATTTGGAGAGCGGTCGTGGACGGAAATCAAAGTGCACAGTAAAGTGCGGTGAAGGGAGTTGTCCTGGGTCGAGTTTTGAGGTTGTGGCGTAATGGGCATACAATTTGGGGCTGTCATATGGGTTTGAATAGAGTCAGGGTCACTTTGGGAAATTGGcttccatgtgggccccactttgCTGAGTTGGAAATGCCATGTCAGCAGGTTAACAGCTAATTTTGACTGATTGATAACGGATGAACCTATTAAACGAGAAATACTagtgtaggggtgtttttgatgaaattgaaaatcgagGGATTGAATTGATGTTGGGCACAAACCACAAgatactaaacagtatttagcccaatcaTGTTTTAATCAAAAGTCTGGCCAAAAGAGAAGGCTTAAACTAATTGGAAGCTCTGAGAATTGGCTAGATCCTCTCGAGGCGAAATCCTCTTGAAATAAATCTGGTTAAAAAGGAACTGGTTAAAAATCTGCATGTTGTTTCcctcgccagatttgaagtctccAATTGTGAGCAATCTCCATCTTCTCCTTCAGTTGCGAGATAAGCCTCTTGCTCTCTCATATCTCTATACGCCTTGTATTGTGCAGCTAACTTTTCACTCGCATTACATTGCTTAATCCAATGCTCGGTAGATCCACATCTATAGCATACCTCACTATGATTGCCTctctttaattgaggtgcacttTGTGCACGAGAACGTCCCATTGGGACGTTGGTGGCGGCTCCACCACGGTCGGCAGTGTCGGCCCTGCCTCTCCCATGTCCGCTCATCGTTCTGGTGatttccttcctttgtagggcggttgtatggacccACACGTCTGGTTTGATGTCCCTTAACTTTAGAGTTctgctccttgcgccctcctttagGTGTGCCACCATAATTcacctcatgaacgctcttagctTCGACTGACATAGCAGTGacaagctgatgaaacctcgtgatccgttgAGCATTGTACTCAAGCCAATATTGCTTTGAAACCAATAATGCTGAAACGAGGAAGGTTGaaagagttttctcaattaaattTTGTTCTGTGAGGTTTACTCCACAGAATCCCAACATCGACTTGATTcgtagagcttctgaattatattcagaaACTGTCTTGAAGTCAGCGAAGCGTAGATCATTCCACTGCATCTTCAAGTCAAGGAGGAGGATATCTTGGATATCTCCAAAGCGCTCTTCAAGCGCAATCCATAAAGCCCTAGGgtccttgatcgacatatactccctTTGGAGTGACTCATCCATATGTCGCCTCATCAATATGAGGGCTTGGGCACTCTTAGCTGTAGTAGGCTGAAACAGCAAGTCAGCATTTGGTGCTTGAATAGTGGGCAAAATCCCATTGGCAGTGAAGTGATTTTCGACATCAGTCGCCCAACTGTGATATCTTGTGACATTTGAATCTAGTTTAGCAAAATCGAGCTTTTGCATATTTGCAATCGATATcctgaaaaggaaaaagaagaatggattagtttcggagtatgatacttccacgacaactagtAAAGATTTTTGAGCGCTTTTGCTTCTAAGAAATCAAATTTCAagaaatttggattagaccgaaacaatgatgtttgaatggtcgtCAAATTTCGATGCTCACGAATCTCTCATTCGTAGTTTTAGTGCAAACACCCACAGTTCGTTTTTTATCAGATCTCACGTTATAAGAAAGCTAagaggtagaagaagggaggttgcaagtccccggagaaaagaagaagaatttaaaATTCAAAAGTAGGAACTTTGATTAAAAATCTTACTTGTTTTGATGCTTCTTTGGGATTGCAAATTGCTTTCGATCCTAGAATAAGATTGCAGAGGCTGCTTCGATCCTGGTAGAGGATTGCAGGCGAACTTCAATCCTGATTGCGTGGTCGCGATGCGCTGCAGTGCAGCAGCAGAGATGAGGGCAGCAGCTCTCAAACTTGGACGCCGAAAGGAAACGAGATcgagattgagagagaatttAGAAAGAATTGTTATGTATTTCATTGACAATAGTatgagcctctatatatatagaagataCAAGTATATAACAATTGAGTACAAGGAATCCTACTCTAATAAATATGAATTTAGAATaatcttctcctattacaacgaTATAGAAAGTAATGGtgcctctctctttttccaatTTAATTTGCCTAAACCAATCTAAATTCAAAGGAAACTGCTCCGTTATGAAGCAGTAGAAGCACTACAGACCTCAAATTTAAAACCAATAAGGAAACAGAAATTAAAACCCGAGTCTTTCTGCAGCTGAAATATTCATCGTCTTATAATCGCATCGCGGTTGGAGTAATTGAACCCTTGAACGTACAGTTGCAGAAAAACCCTGGCCGATCGGAAACTGGAATCAAGTTTTGAGCTTCAACTTTAAGCCCCGCCGTATCTTTATATTTCGCGCGATCATGCATACGTGGCAGAATACAAGCCCTCCATTTCTCTATTAcgaccgattttttttttttttttgaaaagacgACTGTATAGTAGTAACCGGTAAGACTATCTCATTGTCCTCTTTCCCTCCACAAAAACCAGAAAATATCCGAGAGCAAATGAAACCGATAAAATAGAACACCACACCAAAATGTGTTAGTAGGCAGAATTATTTGCCGACGTCCCCTGaaatcgtcgtcgtcgtcgacaTGCTTCTTCTGCCTCTGCCTGGTTCCACCCGATTCCCATCCGTTCAATTATCTTCGTCTCCGATACTCATCCGCCACCACCACATCTTCCACGCGCCTCCCTCCGCCCTTTCCACTTCCGCCGAATCTCATCTCCCCCCAATTTCATCCTCACGACGTCGTTTGGATAACTACGACACCCACCAGGCCGCCGTTTCCCGCTACGACTTCGCACCCCTCCTCGCCTTCCTCTCCACCTCGTCCAGCTCCACTCATGACGACATTAACTCGGCGTCGCCGACGTCACTCGACCCGGCCGAGTTCCAGCTGGCCGAGTCGTACCGGGCCGTCCCGGCCCCTCTCTGGCACTCCCTCCTCAAATCCctctgctcctcctcctccttgaaACAGGCCTACGCGCTCGTTTCGTGGCTCCAGAAGCACAACCTCTGCTTCTCCTATGAGCTCCTCTACTCCATCCTCATCCACGCGCTCGGACGCTCCGAGAAGCTCTACGAGGCGTTCCTGCTCTCTCAGCGGCAGACGTTGACTCCGTTGACCTACAACGCTCTCATCGGCGCGTGCGCTCGCAACGGCGACCTGGAGAAGGCGCTCAATTTGATGTCCAGGATGCGCCAGGACGGTTACCGATCGGATTTCGTGAACTACAGCCTGGTAATTCAGTCGCTTAATCGCTCAAACAAGGTTGATTCTCCGATTATGTTAAAGCTTTACAGGGAGATTGAGTCTGAGAATGTTGAGATTGATGGACAGCTGCTAAATGATTTGATTGTTGGTTTCGCAAAAGCCGGCGAGCCCAGCCAGGCTATGCATTTTCTTGCCATGGTGCAGGCTAGTGGTTTGAGCCCCAAAACCGCCTCTCTGGTGGCGGTTATTTCGGCTTTGGGGAACTCCGGTAGGGTGGTTGAGGCGGAAGCTATTTTCGAGGAAATGAAAGAGGGTGGGTTGCAACCAAGGACTAGAGCTTACAATGCACTGCTTAAAGGGTATGTGAAGGCAGCTTCTTTGGAAGATGCTGAATCCATTGTGTCACAGATGGAGAGGAGTGGCATTTCACCGGATGAGCACACTTATAGCCTCCTCATTGATGCTTATGCCAATGCCGGTAGGTGGGAGAGCGCGAGAATTGTGTTGAAGGAGATGGAGGCTAGCAATGTGCAGCCTAATTCGTATGTTTTCAGTAGGATTTTAGCTAGTTATCGGGATAGAGGGGAGTGGCAGAAGTCATTTCAAGTTTTGAGGGAGATGAGGAGCAGTGGGGTAATGCCTGATAGGCATTTTTACAATGTGATGATTGATACTTTTGGAAAGTCTAATTGTCTTGATCATGCTATGGCTACCTTTGAAAGGATGCTATCGGAGGGGATTCAGCCGGATACTGTTACCTGGAATACCCTCATAGATAGTCATTGTAAGTCAGGCCACCATGTAAGGGCAGAGGAGTTGTTTGAGGAAATGCAGGAGAGTGGTTGCGCGCCTTGTGCCACCACCTTTAACATCATGATAAACTCCTTAGGGGAGCAGGAGAGATG is a genomic window containing:
- the LOC133735285 gene encoding pentatricopeptide repeat-containing protein At5g42310, chloroplastic, which translates into the protein MLLLPLPGSTRFPSVQLSSSPILIRHHHIFHAPPSALSTSAESHLPPISSSRRRLDNYDTHQAAVSRYDFAPLLAFLSTSSSSTHDDINSASPTSLDPAEFQLAESYRAVPAPLWHSLLKSLCSSSSLKQAYALVSWLQKHNLCFSYELLYSILIHALGRSEKLYEAFLLSQRQTLTPLTYNALIGACARNGDLEKALNLMSRMRQDGYRSDFVNYSLVIQSLNRSNKVDSPIMLKLYREIESENVEIDGQLLNDLIVGFAKAGEPSQAMHFLAMVQASGLSPKTASLVAVISALGNSGRVVEAEAIFEEMKEGGLQPRTRAYNALLKGYVKAASLEDAESIVSQMERSGISPDEHTYSLLIDAYANAGRWESARIVLKEMEASNVQPNSYVFSRILASYRDRGEWQKSFQVLREMRSSGVMPDRHFYNVMIDTFGKSNCLDHAMATFERMLSEGIQPDTVTWNTLIDSHCKSGHHVRAEELFEEMQESGCAPCATTFNIMINSLGEQERWDEVKGLMGKMQSQGLLPNIVTYTTLVDIYGKSGRFNDAIECLEIMKSAGMKPSPTMYNALINAYAQRGLSEQALNAFRVMRSDGLKPSLLALNSLINAFGEDRRDAEAFSVLQYMKDNDVKPDVVTYTTLMKALIRVDKFYKVPDVYEEMIHSRVTPDRKARAMLRSALKYMKQTLNHR